Part of the Candidatus Eisenbacteria bacterium genome is shown below.
CGGGGCTTCGGTCTCGGCCTCTACGTCGCGAAGTCCTATCTGGAATTGATGCACGGGACCATACGGGCGGGAAACCATCCCGGCGGGGGAGCGAGGTTCGTCTGCGTGCTGGCGGAATGGAAGGGGCCGTGAGCGACGGGTGATGAAGGCCAAGGTCCTGGTCAAGCCGTTGACCCCGCGACGCTGGGACGACCTCAAGCGGCTATTCCAAGCGAACAGCGTTTGCCGTGGCTGCTGGTGCATGTACTGGCGGCGGCGGGGGCGTGGCTCACCGTGAAGCTCCTCCGCGCGGCGTCGGCCTACGCCCGCACGCGGGGCGCCAGGATCCTCGAGGGCTATCCGAGCGACACGCGCGGAAAACGGACCGCCGATCCGTGGGTGTACACGGGTCTTCTTCCGGCGTTCGAGAAGGCGGGATTTCGGGAGGTCGCTCGACGCTCGAAGAGCCGGCCCATCGTGCGCCGGCGGCTCTCCCGGCGTTCACCGGGGCGAATGGAGTAGGCGATGCCGAGAAGAAAAGACAGATCCGGCCAGCACAGCGCGAATCCCCATGCTCCGATCGACCGCGAGAGGACCGCGCCCCTGCGGCCTCCGCGGGCGCCCATCGGGCTGCCCCTCCTTCCGAGCGGGCGGATCGCGTTGCCGGAGGGGAACCCCTGCGAGGGCTGCGACCATTGCTGCCGCTACGTGTCGCTTCAGATCGACCGGCCCCGAAGCCGACGCGATTTCGAAAACATCCGGTGGTATCTGCTCCACAAGAACGTTTCCGTGATGATCGACTGGGAGGGGGACTGGCTGATCCAGTTCGACACTCCGTGCGAGTGGCTCGTGGAGGGAAGATGCACGCACTACGAGCTGCGGCCGGAGATCTGCCGCGACTACGATCCCGCCGAATGCGAGCGTTACGCCGGACCCGGCGAGAAGGTCCTCCTGCGCAC
Proteins encoded:
- a CDS encoding YkgJ family cysteine cluster protein, with translation MPRRKDRSGQHSANPHAPIDRERTAPLRPPRAPIGLPLLPSGRIALPEGNPCEGCDHCCRYVSLQIDRPRSRRDFENIRWYLLHKNVSVMIDWEGDWLIQFDTPCEWLVEGRCTHYELRPEICRDYDPAECERYAGPGEKVLLRTPDDLERYLNGRRRKSKSG